Proteins found in one Xenopus laevis strain J_2021 chromosome 1L, Xenopus_laevis_v10.1, whole genome shotgun sequence genomic segment:
- the ptpn9l.L gene encoding protein tyrosine phosphatase non-receptor type 9-like L homeolog (The RefSeq protein has 2 substitutions compared to this genomic sequence), whose protein sequence is MAENQLTAQEERAIDEFLAELKTREQPQLVSVPPNTALKFLMARKFDVSRAIDLFQAYRNTRLKEGIYNINPDEEPLRAELLSGKFTVLPGRDENGAALALFTARLHRPDVTTHKAVLQAIIYQLDKAIERVETQRNGLIFIYDMINSSYGNFDYELCVKILNLLKGAFPARLKCVFIVSSPLWFRAPFAVLRLFVREKLRERVRTVKAHELVNHIPKESLPEHLGGTSKYSHVSWIQSCVNSRQTQENADCMDHLFMIYTSDQNPVSDRLNSNCTQQNVTDNTRLIHNHYHENRTKNYSDVHRVSSCVHWNGSAGSGNYDCYDKNSSTNTNCRRPPPQSETPPDTPLYKQPADNPSIPPLPQKSRPLPPGMELSIHMPEDGGMMVLGLVQHVKRMKKRGIFQEYEEIRKDPPVGSFDISKKSHNQAKNRYSDVLCLDQSRVKLGLVGTDETTDYTNASFMDGYKRKNAYIATQGPLPKTFDDFWRMVWEQKVLIIVMTTRVIERGRIKCGQYWPLEAGRSEDTGHFIIRNIHIDLFQDFKLTHLEVYNKQTDESQSVAHYQYMSWPDFGVPKSASAMLDFRTQVKQHQAVAVQALGMAWTGHPAGPPVVVHCSAGIGRTGTFCTLDICLSRLEDIGTVDVLQTVKRMRTQRAFSIQTWDQYYFCYMAIIEYAQRKGIIAPVEWSDTDFETDSE, encoded by the exons GCTATTGATGAATTTCTGGCTGAGTTGAAGACCCGGGAACAACCACAATTGGTTTCAGTGCCTCCTAACACTGCTCTGAAGTTCTTAATGGCTCGGAAGTTTGATGTTTCTAGAGCAATTGATTTATTTCAAGCTTACAGA AACACAAGGCTAAAAGAAGGCATCTATAATATTAACCCTGATGAAGAACCATTGAGAGCAGAGCTGCTAAGTGGTAAATTTACAGTTTTG CCTGGAAGAGATGAAAATGGGGCCGCATTAGCTTTATTCACTGCTAGACTCCATCGACCGGATGTTACCACGCATAAGGCGGTTCTGCAGGCTATTATCTATCAGCTAGATAAAGCCATTGAGAG AGTTGAAACTCAGCGGAATGGACTTATATTCATCTATGATATGATCAATTCCTCTTACGGAAACTTTGATTATGAGCTGTGTGTTAAAATACTGAACCTTTTGAAG GGTGCATTTCCTGCACGTCTTAAGTGTGTTTTTATTGTATCTTCGCCACTTTGGTTCCGAGCTCCATTTGCTGTATTGAGATTGTTTGTCAGAGAAAAGCTACGGGAAAGG GTGCGAACAGTAAAAGCCCATGAGCTGGTAAACCACATACCAAAAGAATCCTTACCTGAGCATTTGGGCGGGACCTCAAAATATAGCCATGTGTCTTGGATTCAATCGTGTGTCAATTCCAGGCAAACTCAAGAAAATGCAGATTGCATGGATCATCTGTTCATGATCTATGCATCGGATCAGAATCCTGTGAGTGACAGACTTAATTCTAACTGCACCCAGCAGAATGTGACTGATAATACCAGACTTATACATAATCATTACCATGAAAATAGGActaaaaattattcagatgtaCACAGAGTAAGCAGCTGTGTTCACTGGAATGGTTCTGCAGGTAGTGGGAACTATGATTGTTATGACaaaaattccagtacaaacaccaATTGCCGGAGGCCACCACCACAATCAGAGACCCCTCCGGACACACCTTTATATAAGCAGCCTGCTGATAATCCCTCCATCCCACCTTTACCCCAGAAATCACGACCACTGCCCCCAGGCATGGAGCTGTCTATACATATGCCAGAAGATGGAGGAATGATGGTACTTGGTTTGGTTCAGCATGTCAAAAGGATGAAAAAGAGGGGAATATTTCAAGAATATGAAGAAATAAGAAAAGACCCACCTGTTGGTTCATTTGATATTTCAAA GAAATCCCACAATCAAGCAAAAAATAGGTACAGCGACGTGCTCTGTTTAGACCAGTCAAGAGTTAAGCTGGGACTTGTTGGTACAGATGAG ACAACAGATTACATTAATGCCAGTTTCATGGATGGCTATAAAAGAAAGAATGCTTACATTGCAACACAAG GTCCTTTGCCAAAAACGTTTGATGATTTCTGGCGAATGGTGTGGGAACAGAAGGTGTTAATCATTGTAATGACAACAAG ggTAATAGAAAGAGGCCGAATAAAATGCGGACAGTATTGGCCATTAGAAGCAGGAAGAAGTGAAGATACTGGGCACTTTATAATCAGGAACATCCACATAGACCTCTTCCAAGACTTTAAGCTTACACACCTGGAAGTATACAATAAGCAG ACAGATGAAAGTCAAAGTGTTGCCCATTACCAATACATGAGCTGGCCTGACTTTGGTGTGCCTAAATCTGCCTCTGCCATGCTAGATTTCCGAACCCAGGTGAAGCAACACCAGGCAGTGGCTGTTCAAGCCCTAGGGATGGCGTGGACGGGACATCCTGCTGGGCCACCAGTTGTTGTTCATtgcagtgcagggattggcagaacAG GTACATTTTGCACTCTGGATATTTGTCTATCCAGACTAGAAGACATTGGAACAGTAGATGTTCTGCAGACTGTAAAGAGAATGAGAACTCAACGTGCTTTCAGCATACAAACATGGGatcaatattatttttgttatatggcGATCATTGAATACGCACAGAGAAAAGGCATTATTGCTCCTGTGGAATGGTCAGACACTGACTTTGAGACCGATAGTGAGTGA